In the genome of Streptomyces sp. NBC_00190, one region contains:
- a CDS encoding DUF6262 family protein has protein sequence MKTGSTAAAIAARQRQTEQKLVQVETAIGQLRRERGRLTVRAIADRAGVSATFLYENEAARALVKNAVADSRSRQDRTAQQEHDRVEASWRERALNAESELTRTQKEVFAQRQQIGELMGQFRDFDQMVPASPSSI, from the coding sequence ATGAAGACCGGCTCTACCGCGGCCGCCATCGCCGCACGACAACGGCAGACCGAACAGAAGCTCGTCCAGGTCGAGACGGCCATCGGCCAGCTTCGCCGCGAACGCGGCCGACTGACCGTCCGGGCCATCGCCGACCGCGCCGGCGTCTCGGCCACGTTCCTCTACGAGAACGAGGCCGCCCGCGCACTCGTGAAGAATGCCGTCGCCGACTCGCGCAGCCGCCAGGACCGGACGGCCCAGCAAGAACACGACCGAGTCGAGGCGTCCTGGCGGGAGCGAGCCCTCAACGCCGAGAGCGAGCTGACCCGCACCCAGAAAGAGGTCTTCGCCCAACGGCAGCAGATCGGCGAGCTCATGGGCCAGTTCCGAGACTTCGACCAGATGGTCCCGGCGAGTCCGTCCAGCATCTGA
- a CDS encoding DNA cytosine methyltransferase, whose amino-acid sequence MNRVIDLLCGAGGSSTGLTEAGYELVLGVNHWQLAIDSHAANHPNADHACIDITGFPMKYLPRADVLWASVICTEISPAGGRRRESEQLDMLDGLDGWNSLPKDAFERTRATAWCVVRAAEAKKFKAVIVENVVEFGLDWILFWVWIDAMDKLGYRAQIVSVSSAHVGDEMNLRAPQWRDRMYVVFTLKTMRAPNVEPRPLAFCMDCGEDVHARQSWNNENQRIGKYRRDYIYRCPNTACRHAMVEPYVRPASDIINWGDLGTRIGDRRRPLADTTMARIRAGLAKFPYEPSGINLVHGKNGGDRAFGVGGQPLPTRTAKQGDALLVPTGGSWNTEAAPVDVPLRTRLTRESEALVTVDPFIIEYRNNATASRASDPLATVTAQGNHHGLVVPGGAAPAIARNTLVIPYRKAAVKTAAEPFHTLATRDSAGLVRTAPAVEDCHFRMLNPREQLLGQRFPEKTVVYGTQAEQTMQAGNAVSVNVAKWLGQQLEAVL is encoded by the coding sequence GTGAACCGCGTCATAGACCTTCTGTGCGGTGCCGGCGGCAGCAGTACCGGCCTCACCGAAGCCGGGTACGAGCTCGTCCTCGGCGTCAACCACTGGCAGCTCGCCATCGACAGCCACGCCGCCAACCACCCCAACGCCGACCACGCCTGCATCGACATCACCGGCTTCCCCATGAAGTACCTGCCGCGCGCAGACGTGCTGTGGGCGTCCGTCATCTGCACCGAGATCAGCCCCGCCGGCGGCCGCCGCCGCGAATCCGAACAGCTCGACATGCTCGACGGCCTCGACGGCTGGAATTCCCTGCCCAAGGACGCCTTCGAACGGACCCGAGCCACGGCCTGGTGCGTCGTCCGCGCCGCCGAGGCCAAGAAGTTCAAGGCCGTCATCGTGGAGAACGTCGTCGAGTTCGGGCTGGACTGGATCCTCTTCTGGGTGTGGATCGACGCCATGGACAAGCTCGGCTACCGCGCACAGATCGTCTCCGTCTCCAGCGCCCACGTCGGAGACGAAATGAATCTGCGCGCCCCGCAGTGGCGCGACCGCATGTACGTGGTCTTCACCCTCAAAACCATGCGCGCCCCGAATGTCGAGCCTCGCCCCCTCGCCTTCTGCATGGACTGCGGCGAGGACGTGCACGCCCGCCAGTCCTGGAACAATGAGAACCAGCGCATCGGCAAGTACCGGCGTGACTACATTTACCGCTGCCCCAACACGGCCTGCCGCCACGCCATGGTCGAGCCCTACGTCCGGCCAGCCAGCGACATCATCAACTGGGGCGACCTCGGAACCCGCATCGGCGACCGCCGCAGGCCCCTGGCGGACACCACCATGGCACGGATCCGCGCCGGCCTGGCCAAGTTCCCGTACGAGCCGAGCGGCATCAACCTCGTCCACGGCAAGAACGGAGGCGACCGGGCGTTCGGGGTAGGGGGTCAGCCGCTGCCGACCCGCACCGCCAAGCAGGGCGACGCGCTCCTCGTTCCCACCGGCGGATCGTGGAACACGGAGGCAGCGCCCGTTGACGTCCCGCTGCGCACCCGCCTCACCCGGGAGAGCGAGGCCCTGGTGACCGTGGACCCGTTCATCATCGAGTACCGCAACAACGCCACGGCGTCCCGGGCCTCCGACCCGCTGGCGACTGTCACAGCCCAGGGCAACCACCACGGGCTAGTCGTGCCCGGCGGCGCGGCCCCGGCCATCGCCCGGAACACCCTCGTCATCCCCTACCGCAAGGCCGCCGTCAAGACCGCAGCCGAACCGTTCCACACCCTCGCCACCCGCGACTCCGCCGGCCTCGTGCGCACCGCACCCGCCGTCGAGGACTGCCACTTCCGCATGTTGAACCCCCGCGAGCAGCTCCTCGGCCAGCGGTTCCCCGAGAAAACCGTCGTCTACGGCACCCAGGCCGAGCAGACCATGCAGGCCGGGAACGCCGTCTCGGTGAACGTCGCAAAGTGGCTGGGCCAGCAACTGGAGGCCGTCCTGTGA
- a CDS encoding helix-turn-helix domain-containing protein, which produces MSIHLMVVASYLPKEVITQSQKLALQKLADSADDETRLSRPGLARLAAWVGVNEKRAITLVTELVAKGLVERVQTGKAGRAAVYRVFPNGIPPIPSTADLKARLETQRAAPKNPAKARPGVKRAAPAKPAMTAQDVEDRVKGKAQAPQEKPPQGGFHEGNPEGGEGQVPPVEPGEFQAGNPVGSTGGTPSFLGSSSVLPFPPTPAAVAAGEPSGDVGTTDQQAAPQKPGCSKHAGNPAPSCRACGTNPRAERKRQQARERDAERRANDDHWDQWHRDADERRRRADLSAGAVLEARSAARSAVRNWKDAAREEVPSRGRKSRRNVDTPTDAYRIEEAGEGFGSAEAP; this is translated from the coding sequence GTGTCTATCCACCTGATGGTCGTTGCCAGCTACCTGCCGAAGGAAGTGATCACCCAGAGCCAGAAGCTCGCGCTGCAGAAGCTCGCCGACTCCGCCGATGACGAGACCCGTCTGTCCCGTCCGGGCCTGGCGCGACTGGCCGCGTGGGTCGGCGTCAACGAGAAGCGGGCCATCACTCTGGTAACCGAGCTTGTCGCCAAGGGCCTCGTGGAGCGTGTCCAGACGGGCAAGGCCGGGCGGGCTGCGGTCTACCGCGTCTTCCCGAACGGCATCCCTCCGATCCCCAGCACCGCCGACCTCAAGGCACGCCTGGAGACCCAGCGGGCCGCCCCGAAGAACCCCGCCAAGGCGCGGCCGGGCGTCAAGCGGGCGGCTCCGGCCAAGCCGGCGATGACCGCCCAGGACGTCGAGGACCGAGTGAAAGGCAAGGCGCAGGCCCCGCAGGAGAAGCCTCCACAGGGTGGGTTCCACGAGGGGAACCCTGAGGGAGGCGAGGGTCAGGTTCCACCGGTGGAACCCGGGGAGTTCCAAGCGGGGAACCCTGTCGGTTCCACCGGTGGAACCCCTTCCTTCCTTGGTTCTTCCTCTGTTCTTCCTTTCCCCCCTACCCCCGCGGCTGTCGCCGCAGGGGAGCCTTCCGGCGACGTCGGTACCACCGACCAGCAGGCTGCGCCACAGAAGCCGGGATGCTCCAAGCACGCGGGCAACCCCGCTCCCTCCTGCCGCGCTTGTGGCACGAACCCGCGCGCGGAACGCAAGCGGCAGCAAGCCCGGGAGCGCGACGCCGAGCGGCGGGCCAACGATGACCACTGGGACCAGTGGCACCGGGACGCGGACGAGCGCCGGCGTCGCGCCGACCTCAGCGCCGGCGCGGTGCTGGAGGCGCGGAGTGCGGCCAGGAGCGCGGTTCGGAACTGGAAGGACGCGGCCCGGGAAGAAGTTCCGTCCCGGGGGCGAAAGTCCCGCAGGAATGTGGACACCCCCACGGATGCATATAGAATAGAAGAAGCAGGGGAGGGGTTCGGTTCTGCGGAGGCGCCCTGA
- a CDS encoding N-6 DNA methylase, whose translation MQLDLFSEDQPRKAPASTAPATFRPALADLPPPPAPVTIAIPARGPHQAAKPIPPASRPSNRRYVPLQRNPHHAAHDIAEAVEAAWYGAQGGNRIEIPVGVIAALALWPLRGPDAPLAAHWWLDLNDDDFLAALRECWTYWWIRRPDLIDRSVVLSGWLDDERPERNRIQAVRAAARAALTGGLLHLTSAARDAGGNSDADVLGAVITVMRSHGARDALAEFHTPPELSDLMARMLLTDKPPTPGMKFNDPCSGTGGMYRAAAQCLRDRGMNPHDFGWAMTDVDPLAAAGAAVNAILWDLGPHVLVACADTLAEGDPYVRAATEYRKSHERRDWMVKGAQFLARIRRLEAGLTGAA comes from the coding sequence ATGCAGCTCGATCTGTTCAGCGAAGACCAACCCCGCAAGGCCCCCGCATCGACCGCGCCGGCCACCTTTCGTCCTGCACTTGCCGACCTGCCCCCTCCGCCTGCCCCCGTCACCATCGCCATTCCGGCTCGCGGCCCGCACCAGGCCGCCAAGCCGATCCCGCCCGCCTCCCGCCCGTCGAACCGGCGTTACGTACCTCTCCAGCGCAACCCCCACCACGCCGCACACGACATCGCCGAAGCCGTCGAAGCCGCCTGGTATGGAGCCCAGGGTGGCAACCGGATCGAGATACCCGTAGGTGTCATCGCCGCCCTCGCCCTCTGGCCGCTGCGCGGGCCGGATGCACCCCTGGCCGCCCACTGGTGGCTCGACCTGAACGACGACGACTTCCTCGCCGCCCTCCGGGAGTGCTGGACCTACTGGTGGATCCGGCGACCCGACCTCATCGACCGATCCGTCGTCCTCTCCGGCTGGCTCGACGATGAACGCCCTGAGCGCAACCGCATCCAAGCCGTCCGCGCGGCCGCCCGCGCCGCCCTGACCGGCGGCCTGCTCCACCTCACCAGCGCAGCCCGAGACGCCGGAGGCAACTCCGACGCGGATGTGCTCGGCGCGGTCATCACCGTCATGAGGTCCCATGGGGCCCGCGACGCGCTGGCGGAGTTTCACACGCCGCCCGAGCTCAGCGACCTGATGGCGCGCATGCTGCTCACCGACAAGCCGCCGACCCCGGGGATGAAGTTCAACGACCCGTGCAGCGGCACCGGGGGGATGTATCGCGCCGCGGCCCAGTGCCTGCGCGACCGGGGGATGAACCCCCATGACTTCGGCTGGGCCATGACGGACGTCGACCCCTTGGCCGCCGCCGGCGCTGCCGTCAACGCCATCCTGTGGGATCTCGGCCCGCACGTCTTGGTGGCCTGTGCCGACACGTTGGCCGAAGGTGACCCGTACGTTCGCGCGGCGACCGAGTACCGGAAGTCGCATGAGCGCCGGGATTGGATGGTGAAAGGCGCTCAGTTCCTGGCGCGCATCCGCCGTCTGGAAGCTGGCCTGACGGGCGCCGCATAG